The Triticum aestivum cultivar Chinese Spring chromosome 3A, IWGSC CS RefSeq v2.1, whole genome shotgun sequence genome includes a region encoding these proteins:
- the LOC123057087 gene encoding uncharacterized protein, whose translation MCQYTDRVDDPLRHSRLQLSSEEIIEADDVEASHADVAEPTAPVQTDGTKDDEVVINGTGHTEPNNPVALSKHSAKEELAAFGKGKWNADLTTYAALNAQDIHSGYLNRLYTSRDYEAGLVNMMKDKYEAELKTKENQVIDLQEALKTQQAETSKAKEELASALSAMEQLKEKFKKKRAN comes from the exons ATGTGCCAGTATACTGAtcgtgttgatgacccactgcgacactcAAGACTCCAGCTCTCTAGTGAAGAAATCATAGaggct gatgatgtcgAAGCCAGCCACGCAGATGTTgccgag ccaacagctccagtgcaaaccgacGGTACCaaagatgatgaggttgtcattaatggtactggccatactgagccaaacaatcctgtcgctttatccaaacattctgccaaggaagaacttgctgcctttggtaaaggcaagtggaacgctgatctgacgacttacgctgctctgaacgcccaagatatccattccggctatttgaaccggctgtataccagccgtgactatgaagccggtctggtcaaCATGATGAAAGACAAATATGAG gcggagctgaagacgaaagagaaccaagtcatcgatcttcaagaagccctgaaaacccaacaagctgaaacctccaaagcaaaagaggaattggccagtgctttaagcgccatggaacaacttaaggaaaaATTCAAAAAGAAACGGGCGAACTAG